Below is a window of Streptomyces spongiicola DNA.
TGTCCTCGACACCGGCCGCGGACCCGTCCTCGTCGACACCGGCTGGGACGACCCGGCATCCTGGTCGGCCCTCTCGGACGGCCTCGCCGGGCTGGGCCTCGCGGTGGCCGACGTCCACGGCGTCGTCGTCACCCACCACCACCCCGACCACCACGGGCTCTCCGGCAGGGTCCGGGAGGCGTCCGGGGCGTGGATCGCGATGCACGCGGCGGACATCGCCGTCGTCCGCCGCACCGGCTACACCCGGCCCGGGGCCTGGCTGGACTACCTGACCGGGAAGCTGGCCGCCGCCGGCGCGCCGGAGGAGCACCTGGCCCCGCTGCGCGCCGCCCGCGAGACCGGCGGGACGCGGACGCCGCCCGGGATGCGGGCGGCCCTGCCCGACCGCGAGATCGCCCCCGGTGAGCTGCTGGACCTGGCCGGACGGCGGCTGCGGGCGGTCTGGACCCCCGGTCACACACCCGGCCATGTGTGCCTGCACCTGGAGGAGGACCATCCGGCGAACCTCCCCGGCCGCGGCCGGCTCTTCTCCGGCGACCACCTGCTGCCCGGCATCAGCCCGCACATCGGCCTGTACGAGGATCCCGACGACGCCACGGTCACCGACCCGCTCGGCGACTACCTCGACTCGCTGGAACGCGTCGGACGACTCGGCGCGGCCGAGATCCTCCCGGCCCACCAGCACCCCTTCACCGACGCCCCGGCCCGGGTCCGGGAACTCCTCGCCCACCACGAGGAGCGGCTGACCGGGCTGCTCGCCCTCCTCGCCGCACCGCTCACCCCCTGGCAGCTGGCCGAGCGCATGGAGTGGAACCGGCCGTGGGACGACATCCCGTACGGCTCCCGCACCATCGCCGTCTCGGAGGCGGAGGCCCATCTGCGCCACCTGGTGAAACGGGGTCGCGCGGAGGCGGTGGCGGGCAGCGACCCCGTGGCGTACATCGCGGCAGCGGGCTGACGGACGCACCCCTGGCCCGGGCCCGCGCCCGGACCTTCGAGTGCGTCGCCGTCCGTGTCGCCCGGTGCGTTCCCACCACGGCCGGCGCCCGCCGGCACGGCCACACGGCCACACACCTCAAACCACAGACCGCAGGACCGCAAGACCGCAAGACCGCAGGACCGCAAGGCGGCAGACCACAGGACGGCAGACCACAGGACCGACAGGACCGCAGACCACACGCCCGGCGCCTCGTCGTCCGGCCCCTGATCGCCCACGATCACCGACGGACGGTCTGGATCCGCGCGGTCGCGGTCGCCACGGCCACGGTCTTCCCCTCGGGATCGACGAGTTCACCGGCGAGAAAGCACACCTCCTTGCCACGCTGCACCACGCGTCCCCGTCCCACCAGCCGTCCGGGCCGGGCGGGGCGGAGGAACTGGACATGCAGATCGAGGGTCGGAGCGAACTGGTTCTCCGGCAGCGACGCGACCAGCGCCGGCCCCAGGGTGTCGTCGAGCATCGCGGCCAGGAACCCTCCCTGGATCACGCCCACAGGGTTCGTGAACTGATCACCGGCGTGGAACGCCACCTCGATCGTCCCCCGCTCCGGATCCGCCCTCACCAGTTCCCAGCCGAGCAGCGTCGCCGCAGGCGGCGGTGGCACCCGCCCCGCCTGCACATCCCAGAACAACCCGCGTCTCCGCGTCTCCGTCTCCATTTCCGGCTCCGGCTCCATCTCCATGAGCCACATTGAACAGGCCACCACCGACAGCGGCCGGAAGCCGGACTCGCCCACCTCCTGCCGCACCTGCCGCACCTGCCGCACCTGCCGCACCTGCCAGGCTCGACGAACAGGCGGGCACATCATCGGGGCCACGCGTCCCCGGTGGAGCGGAACGGCGGACGGCCCCCGGCCCGCCCCCGCCCCCGCCCCAATCGCGCCCCGGCACGGGCCTGGGCGCACCCGTCGGCGACGCCGGTCCCACACGGTCCCTCCCCGGGCGCTCCCCGCCCGGCGCCCGTCCCGAGGGGCCGGGGTGACGGGCCGGTAGAGTGTGCGAGTCGTCATCACACCCGTACGGGGGAAAGCCGGCGCGATTCCGGCACTGACCCGCAACCGTGAGCCGCCCTGGTGGGCGGTGAGTCGGAACGCCCCGTGCCGGCGGTGACCGGCTCGTGCCGTCGGGACCGCCCGGTGGCAGGCACCGTCGAGGAATACGGAGCCGGAGCCCGGTGCCTCAGGGTGCCCGTGCCCGGCTCCCCGCAGGAGAGGCCCAGCCCGCCATGCCCGTACGCCGCAGCGCAGCCGCGCTCACCGCCGCCTCCGCCGTGCTCGCCGTGGCCGCTGCCCCGGCGGCGACGGCCGCCCCCACGCCCTCCCCCTCGGCCGCGCTCCCGGCCGGGCTGTACGGCACGAACGACCCCGCGTACGACGGTGTCTGGCGGCAGTCGCTGGCACTGCTCGCCCAGGACGTCGTCAAGACCGTGCCGGCGGAGCAGGCCGTCGGCTGGCTGGCCGGCCAGCAGTGCGACAACGGCGGCTTCGCGTCCTACCGCGCCGACGTGTCCAGGCCGTGCGACGCCAAGACGATGCTGGACACCAACGCCACCGCCGCCGCGGTGCAGGCCCTGCACGCCCTCGGCGGCCACCGGGGCGCCGTGGACAAGGGCCTCGGATGGCTGAAGTCCGTGCAGAACGAGGACGGCGGCTGGAGCTACAACCCCGGCATGCCCTCCGACGCGAACTCCACCTCCGTCGTGATCGGCGCGTTCGCCGCGGCCGAGGCGCGCCCCGGCGAGGTGAGGTCGAAGAGCGGCAAGGGCCCGTTCGACGCGCTCGTGACGTTCGCCGTGCCGTGCTCGGACCCGTCGGGCGGCGGCGCGTTCGCGTACCAGCCGGACAAGGCCGGCAAGCTCCTCGCGAACGGCGACGCCACGGCGGCCGCCGTGCTCGCCGGGCTGGGCCGCGGCCTGGTCGTCTCCGGCGCCGAGCCGGACGGATCCCCCGCCACCTGCCAGGCACCGGCGAAGGCCACCGCCGAGCAGTCGGCCCGCAACGGCGCCGCCTACCTGGCCGGGGCGCTGGCGAAGACCGGGCACCTGGACTCGCCGCCGATGCCGGGCGCCGACGACCCGGCCCCGCAGCCGGACTTCGGCAACACCGCGGACGCGGTCGTCGCACTCTCCGCCGCCGGACACGGCGACAAGGCGGACAGGTCGGTCGAGTGGCTGGCGGAGAACTCCGCCGGGTGGGCGAAGGACGGTGGCCCCGCCGCGTACGCGCAGCTGATCCTCGCCGCGCACGCCCACGGCGACGACCCGAGGGACTTCGGCGGCGCCGACCTCGTACGGCAGCTGAACGCGACCGGTCCCGCGCCGGTCTCCACCACCGCGCCGCCGGCCCCGAAGGCGCAGCGCGACGCGGCCGAGGAGGACAAGGGCGGCGACAGCGCCGGGATCTGGTGGATGGTCGGGGCCGGTGTCGCCGCGGGTGCCGGCATCGGGATCCTGCTCAGCGGCCGCAGGAAGAACAGGCAGCGGTGATAGGCGGGCGACTGACCGCGCTGGTCGTCGCGCTCGGCGCCGTTCTCGCGGCGCCGGGGGTGACGGGGCAGGCGCAGGCCGCCGGTTACCGCTACTGGTCGTTCTGGCAGACCGGCGGGAGCGGCTGGGCCTACGCCACCCAGGGGCCGGCGACGGCGCGGCCCGCCGACGGCACGGTGGACGGCTACCGGTTCTCCGTCAGCGCCGACTCCCAGGACGCTTCGAAGCCGCGGAGCGCTCCGTCCTTTCCCGAGCTGTGCGCGGACACGCCTGCGAGACCCGGCGCCAAGCGGGTCGGCGTCGTGATCGACTTCGGTACCGGAGCGGACGCCCCGGCCGGGGAGAAGCCCCCGTCGGCGCAGGCCTCCGGCTGCGCCTCCCTCCCGGCGGACGCGACCAGCGCGGAGGCCCTCGCTGCGGTGGCGGGGCCCCTCCGCTACGACTCGGCCGCGCTGCTGTGCGCGATCTCCGGCTACCCGGCGACCGGGTGCGGCGAGCAGGTGTCGGCCGGAGAGCGGGCGTCCGCGGAGCCGGGCGCGTCCTCGCCGTCGGCCGGGCAGGGGCCCGAGGGAGGGTCCGGGGCAGGAGCAGACGAAGCAGGAGCCGACGAGGCGGGAGCGACCGGGGCAGGAGCCGACGGGGCAGGAGCGGCCGCCGGGAAGGACACCGGAGAGGACACCGGGGAGGACACCGGGGAGGGGGCCACGGCGGCCGAGGGCGCCGAAGAGGGCCCCTCGCTGGGGCTCTTCGCGGGCGTCGCGGCCGTCCTCGCGCTGGGCGGGGCGGCGTTCTGGCAGTCCCGCCGCCGCGGATGAGCCGCCCACCCCTGCCCGCACCGGCCGGCGGGGCCGCCCGGCCGCACGGAGCGCGGCGCCCCGGCCGGCTGCTCGGCGGTGTCCCGTGCCCCGCTCCGGCCGGCCGCGCGCGGGGCGCGGAGGGCGGCGACGGCGGTGGGGGCGGTGCAGAGGAACCGGCCGGCCGCGCGCGGGGCGCGGAGACGGAGCCCGGGACCGGGGCGGGTTCCACGTCCACGGGCGGACGCCGGGGGTACCGCCGGCCGACGGCGGAGCGCCCGCCACCTGGCGGTTCGCTCCGTGCGCCCGGCGCCGACCGGAGCAACGCCCTGCACGCCGGGGCCTGGTGGGTCTGGGCACTGGGCCTCGCCACCGCCGCTTCGCGGACGACCAATCCACTGCTGCTCGGACTGCTGGTGGGCGTCGCCGGGTATGTCGTGGCGGCCCGGCGCACCGATTCCCCCTGGGCGCGTTCGTACGGCGCCTTCGTCAAGCTCGGCCTCGCCGTGGTGGCCGTCCGGCTGGTGTTCTCCACCGTCCTCGGCTCGCCGATCCCCGGGACCCATGTCCTGGTCACCCTGCCCGAGGCGCCGCTGCCCGACTGGGCGCAGGGCGTCAGGATCGGCGGCCGCGTCACGCTGGAGCAGACGCTCTTCGCGCTGTACGACGGGGCGAAGCTGGCGACCCTGCTGATCTGCCTCGGCGCGGCGAACGCGCTCGCCAACCCGGCCCGGCTGCTGAAGTCCCTCCCCGGTGCGCTGTACGAGGCGGGGGTCGCGGTCGTCGTCGCCATGACGTTCGCGCCGAACATGGTCGCCGACGTGCTGCGGCTCCGAGCCGCGCGGAGGCTGCGGGGCCGTCCGGCCGGCGGGGTGCGGGCCGTCCTGCAGATCGGCGTGCCGGTCCTGGAGGGGGCGCTTGAGCGTTCGGTCGCGGTCGCCGCGTCCATGGACGCGCGCGGGTACGGCCGTACCGCGCGGGTGCCGCCCGCCGTCCGGCACACCACCACCGCCCTGGTGCTCGGCGGGCTGCTCGGGGTGTGCGCCGGTTCGTACGGGCTGCTCGCCGCGGAGGGCGCGGGCTACGGACTGCCCGTGCTCCTGGGCGGGTTCGCGGCCGCGCTCGGCGGGCTGTGGCTCGGCGGCCGGCGCCAGCTGCGCACCCGGTACCGCCCCGACCGGTGGGGGCCGCGGGCCTGGCTGGTGGCGGGGTCCGGTGCCGCCGTCGCGGCGCTGATGATCCGCGCCGAGACGTACGCGCCCGGCGCGCTGCATCCCGGTGTCGTACCGCTGACCGTGCCCGCCCTGCCCCTGTGGCCCGCGGTGGCGGTGCTGCTGGGCCTGCTGCCCGCGTTCGCGGCGCCCGTACCGCCGAAGGAGCCCTCCTCATGATCCGCTTCGAGAACGTCTCGGTGACGTACGGCGGCGCCGGAGCGGCGCCGACGGTCGCCGGGGTGGACCTCACCGTCCCCGAGGGCGAACTCGTCCTGCTGGTCGGGCCCTCGGGGGTCGGCAAGTCGACCCTGCTGGGGGCGGTCTCCGGGCTGGTTCCGCACTTCACCGGCGGCACGCTGCGGGGCCGGGTGACCGTCGACGGTCGCGACACCCGCACCCACCGGCCGCGTGAACTCGCCGACCTCGTCGGCACGGTGGGCCAGGATCCGCTCGCGCACTTCGTCACCGACACGGTCGAGGACGAACTGGCCTACGGCATGGAGTCACTGGGGCTGGCGCCGGCGGTGATGCGCCGGCGGGTGGAGGAGACGCTCGACCTGCTGGGGCTCGCGGAGCTGCGCGACCGCCCCCTCGCGACGCTCTCGGGCGGCCAGCGGCAGCGGGTCGCCATCGGGTCCGTGCTGACCCCCCACCCGAAGGTGCTGGTCCTCGACGAGCCGACCTCGGCGCTCGACCCGGCCGCGGCGGAGGAGGTGCTGGCGGTACTCCAGCGGCTCGTACACGACCTCGGGACGACGGTGCTGATGGCCGAGCACCGGCTGGAGCGGGTGGTGCAGTACGCGGACCGGGTCGTCCTGCTGCCCGCGCCCGGTGAACCCCCGGTGGCGGGCGCCCCCGCCGACATCATGGCGTTCTCCCCGGTCCGCCCCCCGGTCGTCGCCCTCGGGCGCCTCGCCGGCTGGTCGCCCCTCCCCCTCTCCGTCCGCGACGCCCGCCGCCGCGCCGGGGACCTGCGCGTCAGGCTGGCGGGCTCGGCCCCGGGGACCGCGCGGCGCACCGGCCCGGCCGTGCACCCCGGGGACGCCCCGTCGTGCGCTCCCTCCGCGCGGGACGGCAGCGGGACGCCGGCCGCCCCGTCCGCGCCCGCGCCCCCGTCCGCGCCCCCCTCCCCGTCCGCGCCCGGGATCGCCTCCGTACCGGCCCCCGCCCCCGCTTCCGTCCCGGCCTCCACCCCGGCCTCCACCCCGGTCGGCACGGGAACGACCGGCACGGGAACGACCGGCACAGGGGCGACCGGCACAGGGGCGACCCGCACGGGGGCGACCCGCACGGACGCGAGCCCCACCGGCACCGACGGGCTCGGCACCGCAGCGCCGGGCACGACGGGCACGACGGGCACCGCTGCTCCCCGACCGGCCTCCCCCGCCCCGGCCCCGGCCCCCCGCGGACGGCGGGCCCCGGGGAAGCGAGGGCTGGGCGCCCTGCTCCCGTGGGCCGGGCGACGGCGGCCGGCGCGGGACGAAGCACCCGACGAGGAGACGCACGACCCCGCCGTACTCGCGGACGCGGCCCGGCTCGCGGTGCGGCACGGGCGGGTCGAGGCGCTGCGCCGGGTCGACCTGGCGATCGGGCCGGGGGAGACCGTCGCGCTCATGGGCCGCAACGGCGCCGGGAAGTCGACGCTGCTGGGCAGCCTCGTCGGGCTGGTCGAGCCCGCCTCCGGGACGGTCCGGGTCGGCGGGCGCACCCCCCACCGCACGCCGCCCGCGGAGCTGGTACGAAGGGTCGCGCTGGTCCCGCAGGAGCCCCGGGACCTGCTGTACGCGGACACGGTCGGGGCCGAGTGCGCCGCCGCGGACGCGGACGCCGGGGCCGCGCCCGGGACCTGCCGGGAACTCGTCTCGGCGCTGCTCCCGGGAGTGGCGGACGCCACGCATCCCCGCGATCTGTCCGAAGGGCAGCGGCTGGCGCTCGCCCTGGCGATCGTGCTGACCGCCCGCCCGCCGCTGCTCCTGCTCGACGAGCCGACCCGCGGACTCGACTACGCGGCGAAGTCGCGGCTCGTCACCCTGCTGCGCGGCCTGGCGGCGGAGGGCCACGGAATCGTGCTCGCCACCCATGATGTGGAACTCGCGGCCGAGATCGCGGACCGTGTGGTGATCCTCGCGGGCGGGGAGGTCGTCGCGGACGGCCCGACGGCCGACGTGGTCGTCTCCTCCCCCGCCTTCGCCCCGCAGATCGCCAAGGTCCTCGCCCCGGAGCCGTGGCTCACCGTCGCCCAGGTGGAGGCCGCCCTGTGAGCCCCGCCGACACCGGCGGCCGTCCGGGCAGCCGTGACACCCACGGCCGCCGGGCCCCGCACGACCACCGCGGTCCCCACGACCCTGACGACCACGACGGCCCTCGTGACCACCACGACCACCGCCCCCCTGACGACCACCACAACCCTCGTGACCACCACGACCACCGCCCCCCTGACGACCACCACGACCCTCGTGACCACCGCGGCCCTCTCGGGAAGACGGCCCGTCCCGTCCGGCTCGGCCCGCGGGCCGTCACCGCGCTCGCCCTGGTCAGCGCGATCGGCGTCGTCGCCTTCTGCTGGCCGCTGCTCGCCGACGCGGACTCCGCCGTCACCGGCCACGCACAGGACGCCCCCTGGCTGTTCGCCGCGCTGCTGCCGCTGCTCGTCGGTGTGGTGGTCGCCACCATCGCCGACGGGGGGATGGACGCCAAGGCCGTCGCCATGCTCGGCGTGCTCGCCGCGGCCGGTGCCGCGCTGCGGCCGCTCGGCGCGGGCACGGCGGGTCTGGAGCCGATGTTCTTCCTGATGGTGCTGAGCGGCCGGGTTCTGGGGCCCGGCTTCGGATTCGTCCTCGGCTCGGTGACGATGTTCGCGTCCGCGCTGCTCACGGGCGGGGTCGGGCCGTGGATGCCGTTCCAGATGCTCGCCATGGGCTGGTTCACGATGGGTGCGGGTCTGCTGCCGGGTGCCGACCGCCTCAGAGGCCGCGCGGAGCTGCTGATGCTCGCCGGGTACGGTTGCGCGGCGGCGTTCGCGTACGGCACGGTCATGAACCTCTACGGCTGGACGATCGTTCCGGGCCTCGCCTCGGGTGTCTCCTTCCAGGCGGGCGCCCCGGTCGCCGAGAACCTGGTCCGCTTCGGCGCGTATGTGCTCGCCACCTCCCTGGGCTGGGACCTGGGCCGTGCGGCCCTCACCGTCGTCCTGACCCTCGCTGCCGGTCCGACGCTGCTGAGGGCGCTCCGGAGGGCGACGAGACGGGCCGCGTTCGAGGCGCAGATCACGTTCGAGGCGGCCGGAACCACCACCGGGAGGTGAGGCGGCCCACAGGACCTTGGTCCCGGAACTATCGGCCCTCGTAGCCGTCGTCCGAGGAAGCCGGCTCCCGGGTCACCCCTCCCCATCTGCACATAAACCACATATGTCCAGTTTGGGACTCAAGACCCCTAATGCCCCCTTCACGTCGTATCCACGGCGTGAGCCCGGTCACGGCACGGGGCCCTCGGGGCTCGCTACAACTGTTCCCGTCGCACGGCGCAGCAGGGCCTGGAGCCCGGCACACGAGCCCGGCTCGGCCCGCCCCGCGCGACCCGGAGTCCCCGAACGTTAGGTAAGCCCTTGTCCCGCTCGCTGATCACCCGCGCCTCCACCCGCAGCAAGTCCCTCGCCGCCGGTACCGCCGTGCTTCTGGGTGCGGCCGGCGCGGTCATGGGGACGGCGTCGACGGCCTCGGCCGCGGCGCCGCAGGAGGTCGCGAAGCAGATGATGCCCGCCGCCCAGTTCCAGTGCTTCGACAAGATCGTCTCGAAGGAGTCGAACTGGAACCCCACGGCCACCAACGCCTCCTCCGGCGCCTACGGACTGGTCCAGGCCCTGCCCGGCGGCAAGATGGCCTCGGCCGGCGCCGACTGGAAGACCAACCCCGAAACCCAGATCAAGTGGGGCCTGGACTACATGAAGGAGCGCTACGGCAGCCCGTGCGGCGCCTGGAGCTTCTGGCAGGCCAACCACTGGTACTGAGCCCATCCGGACGGCGGACGACGGACGACGGACCGCCGCGCACAGCGGCCCCGGGCCCCGTGCCGACGCACCGTGCGCCGGCCCGGGGCCTTCGCCGTGGCGGGAGACCGGCGCCGCCGCGCGCGGACCGCCGCGCAGCCACCCGACCATCGTCCCGGGCCGCCGCTACTCCGCCCCCGAGCCACCCGACCCGGCCCAGCCCGGCCCGGCCCGGCCCGGGGCCTCTCCCGCTCCACCGCCACAGCCCTCCGGGCACCGCCCCGGACCACCACCCGGGCCTCTCCCGCTCCACCGCCCCGAACCGCCCGACGGGCCCGCCCGGGTGCCGAAGACGAACGGCGGCTCACAGCCGCTGAAGGATCGTCCCCGTCGCCAGCGCCCCGCCCGCACACATCGTCACCAGCGCGAACTCCTTGTCCGTCCGCTCCAGTTCGTGCAGCGCGGTCGTGATCAGCCGGGCGCCCGTCGCGCCCACGGGGTGGCCGAGGGCGATGGCCCCGCCGTTGACGTTGACCTTCGCCAGGTCCTGGTCGAAGACCTGCGCCCAGCTCAGCACGACGGAGGCGAACGCCTCGTTGACCTCCACGAGGTCGATGTCCCTGAGCGACATCCCGGCCTTCCCCAGCACCGTCCGTGTCGCGTCGATCGGCCCGTCGAGGTGGAAGTGCGGGTCCGCCCCGACGAGGGCCTGCGCCACGATCCGGGCGCGCGGCTTCAGCTTCAGCGCCCGCGCCATGCGCTTGGACGCCCACATGATGGCCGCCGCGCCGTCGGAGATCTGCGAGGAGTTCCCGGCGGTGTGGACCGCGGTCGGCATGACCGGCTTCAGCCCGCCCAGCGCCTCCATCGAGGTGTCCCGCAGTCCCTCGTCGCGGTCGACGAGCCGCCACATGCCCTGGCCCGCGTACTGCTCCTCCTCGGTCGTGGGCACCTGGACGGCGAACGTCTCGCGCTTGAAGCGCTCCTCGGCCCAGGCCGCCGCCGCCCGCTCCTGGGAGATGAGGCCGAGCGAGTCGACGTCCTCGCGGCCGAGTCCGCGGTGGCGCGCGATGCGCTCGGCGGCCTGGAACTGGTTGGGCAGGTCGACGTTCCACTCGTCCGGCCACGGCTTGCCCGGGCCGTGTTTGGAGCCGCTGCCCAGCGGCACCCGCGACATGGCCTCGACACCGCAGCTGATGCCCACGTCGATGACACCGGCGGCGATCATGTTGGCGGTCATGTGCGCGGCCTGCTGCGAGGAGCCGCACTGGCAGTCGACGGTCGTCGCGGCGGTCTCGCAGGGCAGCCCCATGGCGAGCCAGGCGTTGCGCGCCGGGTTCATCGACTGCTCACCGGCGTGGGTGACGGTGCCGCCGACGATCTGCTCGACGCAGTCGGCCTGGATGCCGGTGCGGCCCAGCAGTTCGCGGTAGGTCTCGCCCAGCAGATAGGCGGGGTGCAGGTTGGCGAGCGCGCCACCGCGCTTGCCTATGGGTGTGCGTACGGCTTCGACGATGACGGGTTCCGCGGCCATGAGCCTGTCCTCTCCTCAGCACCGGTGCGGGGCGTCCCGGCACGCCGCACCCGAGAACCGCAAGAAGAACTAGTACGCGTTCTAGTTCCCTAGCAGTCTTATGAGGGTTACCCCAGGTATGCAAGGCTCGTGCAGGCAGGAGTTCGCGCCATGCGTCTTGCCAGTTGGAGAACCCGTCACTACCTTGCGAAAGATTCTGATGGGTCGTCAGAATCGCGCAGCCACCGCACAGCTGTCCAGCCGCGAGACCTGGAGTTGCCGATGTCCTGCCCCCATCTCCCCGAAGGGTTCGACGCCACCGACCCCGACCTGCTGGAGAGCCGCGTCCCCCACGCCGAGTTCGCCCGGCTGCGGCGGACGGCCCCCGTCTCGTGGTGCCCGCAGCCACGCGGCGCCACCGGCTTCGACGACGAGGGCTACTGGGCGGTCACCCGCCATGCGGACGTCAAGTACGTCTCCACCCGCCCCGAGCTGTACTCCTCCCGCGAGAACACCGCGATCATCCGCTTCAACGGGCACATCAGCCGCGACCAGATCGAGGCCCAGCGGTTGATCATGCTCAACATGGACCCGCCCGAGCACACCCGGGTCCGCCAGATAGTGCAGCGCGGCTTCACCCCGCGCGCCATACGCGGCCTGGAGTCGGCACTCCGCGACCGCGCCCGGCGGATCGTCGAGGAGGCGAGCAGGGACGGCGGCGCAGGCGGCGGCGCGGGCGGCGGCTTCGACTTCGACTTCGTCACCCGGATCGCCGTGGAACTCCCGCTCCAGGCCATCGCCGAACTCATCGGCGTACCGCAGGAGGACCGGGCCCGGATCTTCGACTGGTCGAACAAGATGGTGGCGTACGACGACCCGGAGTACGCGATCACCGAGGAGATCGGCGCCGAGGCCGCCACGGAAATCATCGGCTACTCCATGAACCTGGCCGCCGCGCGCAAGGAGTGCCCGGCCGGGGACATCGTCACCCGGCTCGTCGCGGCCGAGGACGAAGGCAACCTCTCCTCCGACGAGTTCGGCCTCTTCGTACTGCTGCTGGCGGTGGCGGGCAACGAGACGACCCGCAACGCGATCAGCAACGGCATGCACGCCCTCCTCACCCACCCCGACCAGTGGGAGCTGTACAAGCGGGAGCGCCCGGCGACCGCCGCCGACGAGATCGTCCGCTGGACCTCGCCCGTGGTCTCCTTCCAGCGGACCGCGACCCGGGACACCGAACTCGGCGGCCGGAACATCAGGAAGGGCGACAGGGTGGGGCTCTTCTACTCCTCCGCCAACCGCGACCCCGAGGTCTTCGAGAACCCCGAGGTCTTCGACATCACCCGCGACCCCAACCCGCACCTCGGCTTCGGCGGCGGGGGCCCGCACTTCTGCCTCGGCAAGTCGCTGGCCCTCAGGGAGATCGACCTCATCTTCGGCGCGATCGCCGACACCTTCCCGGACCTGCGCCTGGCCGGCGACCCGCGCAGGCTGCGCGGGTCCTGGCTCAACGGGATCAAGGAACTCCGGGTCAGCACCGGGGGATAGCCTGTCGACCCGCGCCCGGACGCGGAGGCTGCGGGGCCCTGCCACCGAGCCCGCCCCCGCCTCCCCGTCCGGGCGGGTCACACCCCGTTCGAGTCGCCGTCCGGTTGCGACGATCCTATGATCGAAGATCCCTGTAACGACCACTCGGCCGACCGTCCGGCCGGCCATGCGACCGGAGGACCGTTTCACCTCGTTCGACCGGAAACCGGACGACCGGAAACCAGAGGTGGCCGCGGATGATCCGTCTCAGAGTCGTGCCGGCGATCCTCGCCGCGCTGCTGCTGGTCGCCACGGGCCTGACCGGCGCGCAGGCGCACACCGCGCGCCAGGAATTCGATCCCGCCCTGGTGGAAGCCCTCGACAGGGCCGTCGAGGACACCATGCGGGAGGCCGGGATCCCCGGCGCGATCGTCGGCATCCGGATTCCCGGCCGCGGTACGTACGAGAAGGCGTTCGGCGTTGCCGACAAGTCGACCGGCGCGCCCATGAGGACCGATCTGCACATGCGGATCGGCAGCGTCACCAAGACCTTCACGGTCACCGGCCTGCTGCAACTGGTCGACCAGGGCCGGGTCGGGCTCGACGACCCGGTCGGGAGGTACGTCGAGGGCGTCCCGGCGGGCGACCGCATCACCCTGCGCCAACTGGCCGACATGCGCAGCGGTCTGTTCGACTACTCCGAGGACGAGGAGTGGCGGAAGTCCCTCCTGGCCGACCCCCAGCAGACGTTCGCCCCTCGGCAGCTCCTCGACTACGCGTTCGCGCACCCGCCGAACTTCCCACCGGGCAGCCGGTGGGAGTACAGCAACACCAACACCATCCTGCTGGGGCTGGTGATCGAGAAGGTCACCGGGCAGCGGCTCGAGGACTACCTCCGGCAGCGCGTCTACTCCCCGCTGCGGCTCGGGCAGACCTCGTTCCCGACGGACGACACGATGCCCGAGCCGTACGCCCACGGCTACACCGACTACACCGACTACACGAAGTCCGGCACCACCAAGGCCACTCCGTCCGGCGGCACGCTCGACGCCGCCGACTGGAACCCGTCCTGGGCCTGGGCGGC
It encodes the following:
- a CDS encoding serine hydrolase domain-containing protein; its protein translation is MIRLRVVPAILAALLLVATGLTGAQAHTARQEFDPALVEALDRAVEDTMREAGIPGAIVGIRIPGRGTYEKAFGVADKSTGAPMRTDLHMRIGSVTKTFTVTGLLQLVDQGRVGLDDPVGRYVEGVPAGDRITLRQLADMRSGLFDYSEDEEWRKSLLADPQQTFAPRQLLDYAFAHPPNFPPGSRWEYSNTNTILLGLVIEKVTGQRLEDYLRQRVYSPLRLGQTSFPTDDTMPEPYAHGYTDYTDYTKSGTTKATPSGGTLDAADWNPSWAWAAGAMISDLGDLNTWVPALADGRLLSPATQKERLKFGPTGVPEVGYGLGIMRVGNWIGHNGELPGYETLAVRLPSQRATLVILVNSDTDHRGRSLSTLLGRAVTEVVTPRNVFDLPTAPQPEKTSPPPSPTASPTP